In one window of Macadamia integrifolia cultivar HAES 741 chromosome 2, SCU_Mint_v3, whole genome shotgun sequence DNA:
- the LOC122057311 gene encoding probable F-actin-capping protein subunit beta yields the protein MEAAMGLMRRIHPKKTETAISALLSLLPDQSSDLLSQIDQPLQVLCDMDSGKEFLLCEYNRDGDSYRSPWSNKYHPPLDDGLYPSSELRKLEIEANDVFSIYRDQYYEGGISSVYAWEGDHGGFVACFLIKKDGSKTGHGRRGYLQEGSWDAIHVIEVGPEEEGTTHYCLTSTVMLSLTTHTESSGSGTFNLSGSIRRQMNMDLSVEDGHLCNMGRMVEEMESKLRYSLDQVYFGKTKEMICTLRPPSEVVQLRIPDS from the exons ATGGAGGCGGCGATGGGTCTGATGCGAAGGATCCATCCAAAGAAAACAGAAACGGCTATTTCAGCGCTTCTGAGTCTCCTGCCTGACCAATCTTCTGATCTCCTCTCTCAAATAGATCAGCCACTCCAG GTCTTATGTGATATGGATTCTGGAAAGGAGTTCTTATTATGCGAATACAACAGAGATGGCGATTCCTATAG ATCACCCTGGTCAAATAAATATCATCCACCCCTTGATGATGGACTTTACCCGTCTTCTGAGTTGAGGAAACTTGAAATTGAGGCAAATGATGTCTTTTCCATTTATCGTGACCA GTATTATGAAGGTGGCATTTCATCAGTATATGCGTGGGAAGGTGATCATGGAGGTTTTGTTGCATGCTTTCTAATAAAGAAAG ATGGATCAAAGACGGGCCATGGCCGAAGGGGTTATTTACAAGAAGGTTCCTGGGATGCTATTCATGTAATTGAG GTGGGGCCAGAGGAAGAAGGAACAACTCATTACTGCTTGACCAGTACTGTCATGCTGTCATTGACCACACATACTGAGTCATCGGGCTCGGGCACATTCAATTTATCAGGTTCAATTAGAAGACAG ATGAATATGGACCTGTCAGTTGAAGATGGTCACCTTTGTAACATGGGAAGGATGGTTGAAGAAATGGAGAGTAAACTTAGATACTCATTGGATCAG GTCTATTTTGGGAAGACGAAGGAGATGATTTGCACTCTGCGACCACCATCTGAAGTGGTGCAATTGAGGATCCCTGATAGCTGA
- the LOC122093596 gene encoding co-chaperone protein p23-1-like — protein sequence MSRHPTVKWTQRSDRVYITIELPDAKDVKLKLEPEGKFFFSATSGADNIPYEVDIVLYDKVDVNESKASVGLRNICYLVKKAEQKWWSRLIKQEGKPPVFLKVDWDKWVDEDEEQEPSVGADMDFGDMDFSKLNMGGPEDFDVDDKDEDDSDTDEMNEEEDPSAGGDSAAKV from the exons ATGAG CCGCCATCCTACTGTGAAGTGGACTCAGAGGTCTGACAGGGTCTACATTACTATTGAGCTACCAGATGCAAAGGATGTGAAGCTGAAGCTGGAGCCAGAAGGGAAATTCTTTTTCTCTGCTACCAGTGGTGCTGATAATATACCCTATGAAGTTGATATTGTCCTATATGATAAGGTTGATGTGAAT GAAAGCAAGGCTAGTGTTGGCTTGAGAAACATATGCTACCTTGTGAAAAAAGCAGAGCAGAAATGGTGGAGCAGATTGATAAAGCAAGAAGGGAAGCCCCCTGTGTTTTTGAAAGTTGATTGGGACAAATGggttgatgaagatgaggaacaGGAGCCTAGTG TTGGAGCTGATATGGACTTTGGCGATATGGACTTTTCG AAGTTGAACATGGGTGGTCCAGAAGACTTTGATGTTGATGATAAAGATGAAG ATGATAGTGATACTGATGAGATGAACGAGGAAGAAGACCCATCAGCTGGTGGTGACTCTGCCGCAAAAGTTTGA
- the LOC122087631 gene encoding small GTPase LIP1-like — translation MFWRDRERENKEPNGGPPCGQVRVLVVGDSGVGKTSLVHLILQGSSIRRPPQTIGCSVGVKHTTYGSTSSSSNSIQGDAERDFFVELWDVSGHERYKDCRSLFYSQINGVIFVYDLSQRRTKTSLQKWAAEIAATGTFSAPLGSGGPGGLPIPYIVVGNKADIAAKERNRVSSGNLVDAARQWVEKQGLLPSSEELPLTESFPGSGGLFAAAKEARYDKEALMKFFRMLIRRRYISDDLPASSPWSAMPAQRPYHRSGEISSDDDQFNQNMSLSSDPYKYNAQPPLPAQRNLTPPPTLNPQQPVSVAENYNLPRFMLNGSSEVGNSRSKRMDINV, via the exons ATGTTTTGGAGGGACCGTGAAAGGGAAAATAAGGAGCCGAATGGTGGTCCTCCTTGCGGGCAGGTTCGAGTGCTTGTCGTTGGAGACTCAG GTGTGGGGAAAACTTCACTAGTTCATCTAATCTTACAAGGTTCTTCCATCAGACGCCCTCCTCAAACAATTGGATGTTCAGTTGGTGTGAAG CATACCACTTACGGAAGTACCAGCAGCTCTTCTAATAGCATTCAAGGTGATGCAGAGAGGGATTTCTTTGTTGAACTGTGGGATGTGTCAGGACATGAGCGATACAAAGACTGCCGCTCACTTTTCTATTCACAAATCAACG GTGTTATTTTTGTTTATGATCTCTCTCAAAGAAGGACAAAAACAAGCTTGCAGAAGTGGGCAGCGGAGATTGCAGCTACTGGAACATTCTCAGCTCCTCTAGGATCTGGTGGGCCTGGTGGACTTCCTATCCCTTACATTGTTGTTGGTAACAAAGCAGATATTGCtgcaaaggaaagaaatagagTAAGCAGTGGCAATCTTGTTGATGCTGCTCGCCAATGGGTTGAGAAGCAGGGCTTGCTTCCATCGAGTGAAGAACTTCCTCTGACAGAGAGCTTTCCTGGCAGTGGGGGCCTTTTTGCT GCTGCCAAAGAAGCGAGGTATGACAAAGAAGCTCTGATGAAGTTTTTCCGTATG TTGATCAGGAGAAGATATATTTCAGATGACCTGCCTGCATCAAGTCCATGGTCCGCTATGCCAGCTCAGAGACCCTACCACCGTTCAGGAGAAATTTCGAGTGATGATGATCAATTCAACCAAAATATGAG TTTGAGCAGTGACCCGTACAAATACAATGCGCAGCCTCCCCTTCCGGCTCAACGCAACCTCACACCACCTCCCACACTTAATCCTCAACAGCCGGTGTCTGTGGCTGAGAATTACAACCTTCCAAGATTTATGCTTAATGGATCCTCAGAGGTTGGCAACTCGAGATCCAAGCGAATGGATATCAATGTCTGA